A portion of the Sphaerochaeta pleomorpha str. Grapes genome contains these proteins:
- a CDS encoding ABC transporter substrate-binding protein — MTKRTLCVILLGLIFLGLPLFAQGTAEQKPQQEIRVLLANHPYGELLKKKIPEFEAQTGIKVNLESLQESQLTQKLTTEFATNSSTVDVFMTRPLQEGLMFIKNGWYKSLDTYDFSDYPSNSVDIGKKAGKAYIVPLVTEWQVLYYRKDLLKKAGLTVPTTFEELEKAAAAMNRDGVAGFASRGKGASAVTQLSSYVYNFGGRYLENGEAVFDSPEAIEAIRYYGSLLGNYGPQGVTSMSWENIMPVFQAGKAAMWTDASVFYGQIIDPTKTQIAPENIGIAKLPRGPKADSPFTVVSWGMSISSKTKNQEAAEKFLNWATSSALAKEGMLSNITMARNSVWKDADVRAVMNPGLVETQAHAAQNGYPFDRPFMSSVGQARDLIGEIIIESINTKGTSSKIPAMAAEKVKAVDDLLKNDGEFGK, encoded by the coding sequence ATGACAAAAAGGACATTGTGTGTGATTTTGCTCGGGCTGATTTTCTTGGGGCTCCCTCTCTTTGCCCAAGGAACAGCAGAACAGAAACCCCAGCAGGAAATACGGGTTTTGCTTGCAAACCACCCCTATGGGGAATTGCTAAAGAAAAAGATTCCAGAATTTGAAGCCCAGACAGGAATCAAAGTAAATCTTGAGAGCCTGCAGGAGAGCCAGCTTACCCAGAAGCTGACCACAGAGTTTGCAACCAATTCCTCGACTGTTGATGTGTTTATGACACGTCCCCTCCAAGAAGGGTTGATGTTCATCAAGAATGGCTGGTACAAGAGCCTTGATACCTATGATTTCTCTGACTATCCCAGCAATTCGGTTGATATCGGTAAAAAAGCAGGGAAAGCTTATATTGTTCCTCTGGTAACCGAATGGCAGGTTCTGTATTACAGAAAAGATTTGCTCAAGAAGGCTGGACTCACCGTTCCGACTACGTTTGAAGAACTTGAAAAGGCCGCTGCTGCCATGAATAGAGACGGCGTTGCCGGATTTGCTTCCCGTGGTAAAGGTGCTTCGGCTGTTACCCAGCTTTCCAGCTATGTGTATAACTTCGGTGGCAGATACCTTGAAAATGGTGAAGCGGTTTTTGATAGCCCTGAAGCCATTGAGGCCATCAGGTATTACGGTTCCCTGCTTGGTAATTATGGACCTCAGGGTGTGACCAGCATGTCCTGGGAAAATATCATGCCAGTATTCCAGGCTGGGAAAGCTGCCATGTGGACAGATGCATCTGTATTCTATGGGCAGATAATCGATCCGACCAAGACGCAGATTGCCCCGGAAAATATTGGAATTGCCAAGTTGCCGAGAGGGCCGAAGGCCGATTCCCCGTTTACTGTAGTGTCATGGGGTATGTCGATTTCTTCAAAGACCAAGAATCAGGAAGCAGCAGAGAAGTTCCTGAATTGGGCAACAAGTTCCGCTCTCGCCAAAGAAGGTATGCTTTCCAATATTACCATGGCGAGGAATTCGGTTTGGAAGGATGCTGATGTCCGCGCAGTCATGAATCCAGGTCTGGTGGAAACCCAGGCTCATGCAGCGCAGAATGGCTATCCGTTTGATCGCCCGTTCATGAGCTCAGTAGGTCAGGCTAGGGATCTTATCGGGGAAATCATCATTGAATCCATCAACACAAAGGGTACTTCTTCAAAGATTCCTGCAATGGCTGCCGAAAAGGTTAAAGCTGTAGACGATTTATTGAAGAACGATGGAGAATTCGGGAAATAA
- a CDS encoding MurR/RpiR family transcriptional regulator, protein MTEVSAIYTIKNKYASLSAKERKIADFILEHPLDSVNPSIEELADSIGISESTMVRFAKKLGYSGYQRFRIALARETVPSNAQVFETEVNDSEDVIDTVFRNAQKTCEATYRNIDRDALKKAANMIVSCEKLYIAGLGGSNIIAQDAYHKFIRTGISCNYNSEYHMQLMLASQARKQDVAFIISNTGVNTDTLALAEEYRNNGCPIIVLTSNSRSPLARMGNTVLNVTLSANSMVAESFSARTVSMVIIDVLYVEILEQLKDQGIENLNNMRSVIARRRI, encoded by the coding sequence ATGACTGAAGTCAGCGCAATCTATACCATAAAGAACAAGTATGCCAGTCTCAGTGCCAAAGAACGGAAGATCGCTGATTTCATTCTGGAACATCCTTTGGATTCGGTAAATCCAAGCATCGAGGAATTGGCCGACAGTATCGGCATCAGCGAATCCACCATGGTACGCTTTGCAAAAAAACTCGGATATAGCGGATATCAGCGCTTTCGGATAGCGCTGGCAAGGGAAACAGTACCCTCCAATGCACAGGTTTTCGAAACGGAAGTCAATGACAGCGAGGATGTCATCGATACCGTATTCCGCAATGCACAGAAAACCTGCGAGGCTACCTACCGGAACATTGACCGTGATGCATTGAAAAAAGCAGCAAATATGATTGTCTCCTGTGAGAAACTCTATATTGCCGGCTTAGGCGGATCAAACATTATTGCCCAGGATGCCTATCATAAGTTCATCAGAACCGGCATATCCTGCAACTATAACAGTGAATATCATATGCAGCTCATGCTTGCTTCCCAGGCAAGGAAGCAAGATGTTGCCTTCATAATTTCCAATACCGGGGTGAATACGGATACGCTGGCTTTGGCTGAAGAATATCGAAACAATGGTTGTCCCATCATTGTACTCACAAGCAACAGCAGGTCCCCACTTGCCCGAATGGGAAATACGGTTCTCAATGTTACCCTCAGTGCAAATTCCATGGTTGCAGAATCTTTTTCTGCCCGAACGGTCTCAATGGTAATCATAGATGTTTTATATGTGGAAATTCTGGAACAGTTGAAAGACCAGGGAATAGAAAACCTGAATAACATGCGCAGTGTAATAGCACGCAGACGTATCTGA
- the gnd gene encoding decarboxylating NADP(+)-dependent phosphogluconate dehydrogenase — protein MKSSIGLIGLAVMGENLVLNLESKGYSVAVYNRTTSKVDSFIQGRAKGKHITGTYSLEELVENLESPRKVMMMVKAGEAVDKTIEALIPLLDKGDIIIDGGNSNYEDTGRRLKYVESKQLLYIGTGVSGGEEGALKGPSIMPGGSPEAWPLVKPIFQAISAKVGEVPCCDWIGKGGAGHFVKMVHNGIEYGDMELICEIYDIMRKLLQLDPKKMEQVFSEWNKSVLDSYLIEITKDIMAFMDEDGTPLVDHILDSAGQKGTGKWTGIEALKAGVPLTLIVESVFARSVSSQREERLVASKVFPATAITPVEDQQTFITMLEKALYAAKIISYAQGFALIKSAGETNDWDLDLGNIALLWRGGCIIRSAFLDKISKAFMSKKDLPNLILDPYFLKILMENQESLRKVVATAILNGIPTPSLSAALSWFDSYRCDNLPANLLQAQRDYFGAHTYERIDKKRGEFFHTNWTGHGGETVSTTYSI, from the coding sequence ATGAAATCATCAATTGGCTTGATCGGTCTGGCTGTAATGGGGGAAAACCTGGTCCTCAACCTGGAAAGCAAAGGATATAGTGTTGCAGTGTATAACAGGACAACCTCCAAGGTCGATTCCTTCATACAAGGCAGAGCCAAAGGCAAACATATTACGGGTACCTATAGTCTGGAAGAACTGGTAGAAAACCTTGAAAGCCCCAGAAAGGTGATGATGATGGTGAAAGCCGGGGAAGCTGTCGACAAAACCATCGAGGCCTTGATCCCGCTTCTCGACAAGGGAGATATCATCATAGACGGGGGAAACTCCAATTATGAAGATACCGGACGGAGACTCAAATATGTCGAAAGCAAACAATTGCTCTATATTGGAACCGGTGTATCGGGGGGCGAGGAAGGGGCATTGAAAGGTCCCTCCATAATGCCCGGAGGTTCACCGGAGGCTTGGCCTCTGGTCAAACCGATATTCCAAGCCATATCAGCAAAGGTTGGGGAGGTCCCCTGTTGTGATTGGATTGGGAAAGGCGGAGCCGGACACTTTGTAAAAATGGTCCATAATGGCATCGAATATGGCGATATGGAGCTCATATGCGAAATCTATGACATTATGCGTAAGCTTTTACAATTAGACCCAAAAAAAATGGAACAGGTTTTTTCAGAGTGGAACAAAAGCGTCCTCGATTCCTACCTGATTGAAATCACCAAGGATATCATGGCCTTTATGGATGAAGACGGCACCCCGCTTGTAGACCATATCCTCGATTCTGCAGGACAGAAGGGAACCGGGAAATGGACAGGCATCGAGGCACTCAAGGCAGGAGTTCCCCTTACCTTGATCGTGGAGTCGGTCTTCGCGCGCAGTGTGAGCAGCCAGAGAGAGGAACGTCTGGTTGCCAGCAAGGTTTTCCCAGCCACTGCCATCACCCCGGTAGAAGATCAACAGACTTTCATTACCATGCTCGAGAAAGCCCTCTACGCTGCAAAGATCATTTCCTATGCCCAGGGGTTTGCACTTATAAAGAGTGCCGGCGAAACAAACGACTGGGATCTAGACCTTGGCAATATTGCGCTTTTATGGCGTGGAGGATGCATTATCCGCTCTGCTTTCCTTGATAAAATCAGCAAAGCCTTTATGAGCAAAAAAGATCTCCCGAATTTGATCCTTGACCCCTATTTCTTAAAAATCCTAATGGAAAACCAGGAAAGCCTGCGAAAGGTTGTCGCAACGGCAATTTTGAATGGCATCCCCACTCCTTCTCTCTCTGCAGCCTTGTCCTGGTTTGATAGTTACAGGTGCGATAACCTTCCTGCAAATCTGCTCCAGGCACAACGTGATTATTTTGGGGCACATACATATGAAAGGATTGATAAAAAGAGAGGGGAATTCTTCCACACCAACTGGACCGGACATGGGGGCGAGACCGTTTCTACCACGTATAGCATCTAG
- a CDS encoding sugar kinase, whose product MATLQIRKKSSQAFDFISLGALVIRLDPGIVPFAYANDFTVHVSGGEYNVSANLSQAFSQKCGIASAMVDYPIGMKIENEVRKMGVFGFYKRYAHDGVRGPNMAQVYSDRGQGLRAPVVFYNRANEAAALLDAKSFDWDEIFAPGIRWFHSGGIFSALSPNIPELIIDAMKKAKEKGAIVSFDLNYRAKLWNSIAKKGEVPQQVAVKILSSIVENVDVLIGNEEDLQMGLGLRGPEVTSQGKLDPSSFYAMMETVSRRFPNIKAVATTMREVKSTNRHDWSAVLWYDGQGYQAPTCTLDVYDRVGGGDGFAAGLIYGFLQGKTPQEALNLGWAHGALLTSFPGDTTMATLSQVEALTNGPNARIQR is encoded by the coding sequence ATGGCAACACTACAGATTCGAAAGAAAAGTTCCCAGGCCTTTGATTTCATCTCACTCGGGGCTTTGGTCATCAGACTCGACCCGGGCATTGTTCCTTTTGCCTATGCAAACGATTTTACGGTACACGTTTCAGGTGGGGAATATAATGTCTCGGCAAACCTTTCCCAGGCCTTCAGCCAGAAATGTGGTATTGCCTCGGCTATGGTGGATTATCCCATCGGAATGAAAATCGAGAACGAAGTACGAAAGATGGGAGTATTTGGATTTTACAAGCGATATGCACATGACGGGGTACGTGGGCCCAACATGGCCCAGGTATACAGTGACCGGGGCCAAGGGCTGAGGGCACCGGTAGTTTTCTACAATAGAGCCAATGAGGCGGCGGCGTTACTCGATGCAAAGAGTTTTGACTGGGACGAGATTTTCGCCCCGGGTATACGCTGGTTCCATAGCGGGGGAATTTTCAGCGCCCTTTCTCCGAATATCCCAGAACTCATCATCGATGCAATGAAAAAAGCAAAGGAAAAAGGGGCTATCGTTTCCTTTGACCTGAATTATAGGGCAAAACTCTGGAACTCCATAGCAAAAAAGGGAGAGGTTCCCCAACAAGTCGCTGTGAAAATTCTTTCCTCCATAGTCGAGAATGTTGATGTATTGATAGGAAATGAGGAAGACTTGCAGATGGGACTGGGCCTGAGAGGCCCTGAAGTCACTTCGCAGGGAAAACTTGACCCCTCCTCTTTCTATGCCATGATGGAGACTGTCTCCAGGCGGTTTCCGAATATTAAGGCGGTGGCAACCACCATGCGGGAAGTAAAGTCAACAAATCGCCATGACTGGAGCGCAGTGCTCTGGTATGACGGGCAAGGATACCAAGCTCCCACCTGTACTTTAGATGTCTACGATAGAGTTGGCGGAGGTGATGGCTTTGCAGCTGGCCTGATCTATGGTTTTCTACAAGGGAAAACCCCACAGGAGGCCCTCAACCTAGGTTGGGCTCACGGGGCTTTGCTGACCTCCTTCCCTGGAGACACAACCATGGCGACACTCAGCCAAGTCGAAGCCTTGACCAATGGCCCTAATGCAAGAATTCAGAGGTAA
- a CDS encoding zinc-dependent alcohol dehydrogenase, with the protein MKALVMTEYKKLTFLDVPTPVLEKPKQVLVRIKAASICGSDIHGFDGSTGRRKPPIIMGHEASGIIEAVGASVTRFKIGDRVTFDSTINCGTCSFCTSGFPNLCDNRKVLGVSCDEYKQDGIFAEYALIEEHILYKIPDSLPFIQASLTEPASVAAHAIARNQPILGEDVAVVGSGLIGLLLIKLLRPLVSGRIFVLETDGSRRDMALKCGADFAVDPRDANLVSWIAEKTESHMVDRVFEAVGATSSIGSAIDITRKGGTVVLVGNISAKVDMPLQKIVTRQLTLRGSCAISGEYPTVIKLMASGKLEVQDLISKTAPLSEGQIWFDKLYNREDNLLKVVLLP; encoded by the coding sequence ATGAAAGCACTGGTGATGACCGAATACAAGAAACTCACTTTTCTGGACGTACCGACCCCGGTTTTGGAGAAACCAAAGCAAGTTTTGGTACGGATAAAGGCAGCTTCCATCTGCGGAAGTGATATTCATGGGTTCGATGGTTCTACAGGAAGACGGAAGCCCCCGATTATCATGGGGCATGAGGCAAGCGGAATCATTGAGGCGGTAGGGGCCTCCGTGACTAGGTTCAAGATTGGGGATCGGGTTACCTTTGACTCTACCATCAATTGTGGCACCTGTTCTTTCTGCACAAGTGGTTTTCCAAACCTCTGTGACAACAGGAAGGTTCTTGGCGTTAGTTGCGATGAATACAAACAGGATGGAATCTTTGCAGAATATGCACTCATTGAAGAACACATACTCTACAAGATTCCAGATTCCCTGCCGTTTATCCAGGCTTCCCTAACCGAACCTGCAAGTGTGGCAGCCCATGCAATTGCCCGTAACCAACCGATTCTGGGAGAAGATGTCGCGGTGGTGGGAAGTGGCCTTATAGGGCTGTTGCTCATCAAGCTATTGCGACCCTTGGTCAGTGGCAGGATTTTTGTATTGGAAACAGATGGGTCAAGACGCGATATGGCTCTCAAATGCGGTGCCGATTTCGCTGTAGACCCCAGAGATGCAAATCTAGTCTCCTGGATTGCCGAGAAAACCGAAAGCCATATGGTCGACCGGGTGTTTGAAGCAGTCGGGGCCACCTCTTCAATCGGCAGCGCAATCGATATTACCCGTAAAGGGGGCACTGTCGTACTGGTAGGGAATATCAGTGCCAAAGTCGATATGCCACTGCAGAAAATAGTGACCCGTCAACTTACCCTGAGAGGCAGTTGCGCCATAAGTGGGGAATACCCTACTGTTATCAAGCTGATGGCATCAGGCAAGCTTGAGGTACAGGATTTAATCAGCAAGACAGCACCTCTTAGCGAAGGCCAGATTTGGTTTGACAAATTGTATAACAGAGAAGACAACCTATTGAAAGTCGTCCTACTACCCTAA
- a CDS encoding Gfo/Idh/MocA family protein, translating to MVKYALIGYGKVAQLHARALQEAKDCILVAVYGRDFEKAKLFAEKWGIQAFASISQMVDEAKIDAVIITTPHPLHKIHALLALQAGAHVLVEKPMALTVADCQEMITVAKQYNRELGVISQRRWYPACQRIHKAIEEGKLGIPMLGQVTMLGWRDQSYYESDPWRGKWETEGGGVLINQAPHQLDLLHWYLGPVKEVFSYWDNINHPYIEVEDTAVATVRFASGAMASILVSNSQKPGIYAKVHIHGSSAYSAGVQTDGGAMFIAGRSGVLEPPFNDLWTIEGEQQNLEPWKQADTEFFKTIDATWYFFKLQQEDFANAILSGKTCSSPGEEGMETVKLIEGMYLSGKSKQPVRY from the coding sequence GTGGTCAAATATGCACTCATCGGATATGGGAAGGTTGCACAATTGCATGCAAGGGCATTGCAAGAAGCCAAGGATTGCATACTGGTTGCCGTATATGGCAGGGATTTTGAAAAAGCCAAGCTGTTTGCAGAAAAATGGGGCATCCAAGCCTTTGCCAGCATTTCCCAAATGGTTGATGAAGCAAAAATTGATGCAGTCATCATCACGACACCCCACCCTCTGCATAAAATACATGCGCTTTTGGCCTTGCAGGCCGGAGCCCACGTGCTTGTAGAAAAACCTATGGCCCTAACCGTCGCGGATTGCCAGGAAATGATCACCGTCGCAAAGCAGTACAATCGAGAACTCGGGGTTATCAGCCAACGGCGCTGGTATCCAGCCTGTCAGAGGATACATAAGGCAATCGAAGAAGGAAAACTCGGCATACCGATGCTAGGACAGGTAACCATGTTGGGATGGAGAGACCAGAGCTACTATGAGAGCGACCCCTGGCGGGGGAAATGGGAAACCGAGGGCGGTGGAGTTCTCATCAACCAAGCCCCCCATCAACTTGACTTACTCCACTGGTACCTGGGACCGGTCAAAGAAGTATTCTCGTACTGGGATAATATCAACCATCCCTATATTGAGGTAGAGGATACGGCTGTCGCTACCGTGCGCTTTGCAAGCGGGGCCATGGCTAGCATCCTTGTCTCCAATTCCCAGAAACCAGGAATCTATGCAAAAGTGCATATCCATGGATCCAGTGCCTATTCTGCAGGGGTACAGACTGATGGAGGCGCTATGTTCATAGCAGGAAGGAGCGGGGTGCTGGAACCGCCTTTCAATGACCTGTGGACTATCGAGGGCGAACAGCAGAATCTTGAACCCTGGAAACAAGCAGATACCGAGTTCTTCAAGACAATCGATGCCACCTGGTATTTCTTCAAACTTCAGCAGGAGGATTTCGCCAATGCAATCCTCAGCGGAAAAACGTGCAGCTCTCCCGGTGAAGAGGGAATGGAAACAGTTAAACTCATAGAGGGCATGTATCTTTCAGGGAAATCAAAACAACCGGTTAGATATTAA
- a CDS encoding ADP-ribosylglycohydrolase family protein, with translation MITRKELASDRGLVKDRAVGSLIGLAIGDSFGDAARMQANRESYGFITDFNAGATWSTDDTEFALLTAKTLIRCKGDLSTDAVVKAWFEDVVVQDEYKRGGASELAAANNLRKGLRPPQSGKFNTFHMSDGTAMRIPPVGIICAGDPKRAALMAEVDASISHSEDGIWGAQAVAAAVSVAMVDGSFEEIFAAAMETMPTDSWLYYNMKQAFAIIEEHQGNILDCWMPLHDQLRASVWATTAEAIPAAFACLALSHQDFRSGLVLAGNFARDADTIGAVAGAILGAKFGLSQIPPRWVEKVRYPSGTCLQFTKGLDICSMGEQLGDLIR, from the coding sequence ATGATAACGAGAAAGGAACTGGCCTCAGATAGGGGGTTGGTGAAAGACAGGGCCGTGGGGTCTTTGATAGGGCTGGCTATCGGCGATTCCTTCGGGGATGCTGCTAGGATGCAGGCGAACCGGGAAAGCTATGGGTTTATTACCGATTTCAATGCAGGGGCTACCTGGAGTACTGATGATACGGAATTTGCCTTGTTGACTGCAAAGACTTTGATACGCTGTAAGGGCGACCTTTCCACAGATGCTGTGGTAAAGGCGTGGTTTGAAGATGTAGTGGTACAAGATGAATATAAGCGGGGTGGTGCAAGCGAACTTGCTGCTGCAAACAATCTCAGAAAGGGGTTGAGACCTCCCCAGTCAGGGAAGTTCAACACGTTCCACATGAGTGATGGAACAGCCATGAGAATCCCACCTGTTGGAATCATATGTGCCGGAGATCCGAAAAGAGCGGCCTTGATGGCCGAAGTCGATGCTTCCATAAGCCACTCTGAGGATGGTATCTGGGGAGCCCAGGCTGTAGCTGCCGCTGTGAGCGTAGCGATGGTTGATGGCTCCTTCGAGGAAATTTTCGCCGCTGCAATGGAGACGATGCCAACCGATAGCTGGCTTTACTACAATATGAAACAGGCTTTTGCCATTATTGAGGAACATCAGGGAAATATCTTGGATTGCTGGATGCCGTTGCATGACCAATTGCGTGCCAGCGTTTGGGCAACTACTGCTGAGGCCATTCCGGCTGCCTTTGCCTGTCTTGCTCTTTCCCATCAGGATTTTAGAAGCGGTTTGGTTTTGGCTGGTAACTTTGCACGTGATGCCGATACTATCGGAGCTGTTGCCGGAGCCATCCTGGGGGCTAAGTTCGGTCTATCCCAGATTCCTCCACGGTGGGTAGAGAAGGTGAGATATCCTTCGGGGACTTGCCTGCAATTCACCAAAGGGCTTGATATCTGCTCAATGGGCGAACAACTTGGTGATTTGATCAGATAG
- a CDS encoding ADP-ribosylglycohydrolase family protein, translating to METSVILEKIYAGFLGMNIGIRLGAPVEPTLWNSERIERFYGDIKSYVKEFKNFAADDDVNGPVFFLRALHDGAIDRTLTAKDVSEAWLNYSREGIGMFWWGGYGVSTEHTAYLNLKNGIPAPASGSIETNGKILAEQIGGQIFIDTWGFVFPGNPPRAASYAKTAASVSHDGDGLNGASFIAACIAQAFETDNVEELIAVGLSCIPPESTYAKVVEAVRAFHREHPLDWKECLQYLQENWGYDRYPGVCHIIPNAGVCIMALLYGRTFARGIEIATMAGWDTDCNAGNVGSILGVAGGLASIPGHYRKPVNDMIVLSGISGYLNILDVPTYVKQLYSLSLRLDGKVIPKELDSCEGRLDFDFSLPGSTHGFRLSNTFSCSLRNNAVAGVGGDGALEVLFDRMVRPQSCRIFYKPFYCRSDFDDERYMPVFSPTIYPGQTVSMKIRLEKFSGESVALSPYVRNSSTKEIITFGSQIVWDEGWKDISFVIDGDLPALRGSMIDEVGILFESNSPAKNRDFGCLYLDRFTVTGKPRYLIDLQCQKKEFASITPFSHNHGSWDLVKDKNNTMMMEAMVLDHGESYTGNYFAEDVVVKGTLFPHTGTSHLVSVRVQGARRGYYAGFHQGKIGIFKHEQGVFKALVSETFTPVYEKAYTFVFRAVGTVLSFEMDGKPIVSCNDSSFAYGMVGYALFGTGRCGFGNLSVEEL from the coding sequence ATGGAAACATCGGTCATTCTTGAGAAAATCTATGCAGGCTTTTTGGGTATGAACATCGGTATTCGCCTGGGAGCCCCGGTTGAACCGACGCTATGGAATAGTGAACGGATCGAACGGTTCTATGGCGATATCAAGTCGTACGTCAAGGAATTCAAGAACTTTGCAGCAGACGATGATGTAAATGGCCCTGTCTTCTTCCTCCGTGCCTTACATGACGGAGCAATTGACCGAACGCTCACTGCAAAAGATGTAAGCGAAGCTTGGCTGAACTATTCGCGTGAGGGCATAGGCATGTTCTGGTGGGGCGGCTATGGGGTCAGCACCGAACATACTGCATACTTGAACCTGAAAAATGGTATCCCCGCTCCTGCCTCCGGGTCCATTGAAACAAACGGGAAAATCCTTGCAGAACAGATTGGCGGCCAGATTTTTATCGATACCTGGGGTTTCGTATTCCCTGGCAATCCCCCAAGGGCAGCTTCCTATGCAAAAACAGCAGCCAGTGTTTCCCATGACGGCGATGGGCTCAATGGAGCTTCCTTTATAGCCGCCTGCATTGCCCAGGCTTTTGAAACCGATAACGTCGAGGAACTTATTGCTGTAGGGCTTTCCTGTATCCCCCCGGAAAGTACCTATGCCAAGGTAGTTGAAGCAGTACGTGCGTTCCATCGGGAACATCCTCTTGATTGGAAAGAATGCCTGCAGTATCTCCAGGAAAACTGGGGCTATGACAGGTATCCTGGAGTCTGTCATATTATTCCCAATGCAGGGGTTTGCATCATGGCTTTGCTGTATGGCAGGACCTTTGCCAGGGGAATCGAAATAGCCACGATGGCAGGCTGGGATACCGACTGCAATGCCGGAAATGTCGGTTCCATCCTAGGTGTTGCAGGTGGCCTTGCCTCCATTCCCGGTCATTATCGAAAACCGGTCAATGACATGATTGTCCTTTCCGGGATTTCCGGTTACTTGAATATTCTGGATGTCCCTACCTATGTCAAACAACTGTATAGTCTTTCTCTTCGACTTGACGGAAAGGTTATTCCAAAAGAACTGGATAGTTGTGAAGGTCGTTTGGATTTTGACTTTTCCCTTCCGGGGTCGACCCATGGTTTTCGGCTGTCGAATACCTTTTCCTGTAGTTTGCGCAACAATGCAGTAGCGGGAGTTGGTGGTGACGGTGCACTGGAAGTTTTGTTTGACCGAATGGTTCGTCCACAGTCGTGCAGGATTTTTTACAAGCCTTTCTATTGCCGCTCCGATTTTGATGACGAACGGTACATGCCTGTATTCTCCCCGACTATCTATCCGGGACAAACGGTATCAATGAAAATCAGACTCGAGAAGTTCAGTGGAGAAAGTGTCGCGCTTTCACCGTATGTCAGGAACAGCTCAACAAAGGAAATCATCACTTTCGGCTCACAGATTGTCTGGGACGAAGGGTGGAAAGATATTTCCTTTGTCATCGATGGAGACCTTCCTGCACTGAGAGGATCTATGATTGATGAGGTCGGAATCCTTTTTGAGTCGAATTCCCCTGCAAAGAATCGGGACTTCGGCTGTCTGTACCTTGATCGATTCACAGTCACCGGTAAGCCTAGGTATTTAATCGACTTACAGTGCCAGAAGAAGGAATTTGCCTCCATCACCCCGTTCAGCCATAATCATGGATCCTGGGATTTGGTCAAAGATAAAAACAATACCATGATGATGGAGGCGATGGTTCTCGATCATGGTGAATCCTATACAGGGAATTATTTTGCAGAGGATGTGGTTGTCAAGGGTACCCTTTTCCCCCATACCGGTACTTCCCATCTGGTTTCTGTTAGGGTTCAAGGGGCGAGACGAGGGTATTATGCAGGGTTCCATCAGGGGAAAATAGGCATCTTCAAGCATGAACAAGGGGTGTTCAAGGCATTGGTAAGCGAAACCTTCACCCCGGTTTACGAAAAAGCCTATACGTTTGTTTTTCGCGCGGTTGGGACTGTGTTGTCGTTTGAAATGGATGGAAAACCAATAGTTTCCTGTAACGATAGTTCCTTTGCGTATGGGATGGTTGGGTATGCCTTGTTTGGCACAGGGCGTTGTGGATTTGGTAATTTGTCTGTGGAAGAACTATAA